Proteins encoded in a region of the Paenibacillus sp. E222 genome:
- a CDS encoding helix-turn-helix domain-containing protein produces the protein MLTHPITNNNGSTSHTLTQPDHPKRSDESMSRTEMDAFLNDALLELRQAELVTVNTHWQWSQTELPHHTLVYMHKFTGKLVANGIESLVTRKSAFLSTPGNFLELISDTDQEIELYIIHFDLFRVAEKTKERRIYERELGSPVTGWIQGPYYGIQRIAAQLTTEASQTSLKVQLLLTDLLHMLWPQEGQVHAEAQDEPEQWLRSTLQYMRENYMNEIKLEKLAELAGMHPSYYSQLFKSRMQKNPIEYITHLRMNRAKEWLMTSDLRIRDVARQVGYRDEFYFSRRFRNHAGYAPTSYAKQVHRNIVSLSYPYTDHLMTLGITPCAAQIQGHLPHVPKSLTLPFHAYEPWEQGRQAFLDVNPDLILTKDNAAVKAMEHIGDVAPIITIPWNQTDMFGHLQKIASIVDRTQAAKEWLDRHERKAERARKKIRETAGQVTVAICTLTAKGPRMYSNRNFGHVFYRSLQLAAPDRIQKELTGKPAGVGFNWMSFTPGEWDGLEADVLLIAVTSMHERTTLLQQITADPLWKNYPAVKAGRVHVIDWNSWVVYAPHSINIQLDEALSMLTNHAAFL, from the coding sequence ATGTTAACCCATCCAATCACCAATAATAACGGCAGCACCTCCCATACATTGACCCAGCCGGATCACCCGAAACGCTCTGATGAATCCATGTCCCGAACGGAAATGGATGCTTTTCTGAACGATGCGCTGCTCGAACTGCGTCAGGCAGAGCTGGTTACCGTGAATACGCATTGGCAATGGAGTCAAACGGAGCTTCCACACCATACTTTGGTCTACATGCACAAATTCACGGGCAAGCTGGTAGCGAACGGTATCGAATCCCTTGTCACTCGTAAGTCCGCCTTCTTGTCTACACCGGGAAACTTTCTTGAGCTTATCTCTGATACGGACCAAGAGATTGAATTGTATATCATTCATTTCGATCTGTTTCGGGTGGCTGAGAAAACGAAAGAACGGCGAATATATGAGCGAGAGCTTGGTTCCCCTGTAACAGGATGGATTCAGGGCCCTTACTATGGGATACAGCGAATTGCCGCACAATTAACAACTGAAGCTTCACAGACCAGCCTGAAAGTGCAGCTGCTTCTGACTGATCTGCTTCATATGCTCTGGCCGCAGGAAGGTCAGGTGCATGCGGAAGCACAGGACGAGCCTGAACAATGGCTCAGATCCACCTTGCAGTACATGCGGGAAAACTATATGAACGAAATCAAGCTGGAGAAGCTGGCCGAACTGGCAGGTATGCATCCATCGTATTATTCACAGCTGTTCAAGAGCCGGATGCAGAAAAATCCTATCGAATATATCACTCATTTACGAATGAATCGGGCCAAGGAATGGCTCATGACTTCAGATCTGCGTATTCGTGATGTGGCCCGCCAGGTAGGCTATCGGGACGAATTCTATTTCAGCCGCCGCTTCAGAAATCATGCCGGTTATGCGCCAACTTCCTATGCCAAGCAGGTACATCGAAATATCGTCTCACTCTCCTATCCATACACCGATCACCTGATGACGCTTGGCATCACACCCTGTGCAGCTCAAATCCAGGGCCATCTGCCCCATGTTCCCAAATCGTTGACGCTGCCGTTCCATGCCTATGAACCATGGGAACAGGGACGCCAGGCATTCCTGGATGTGAATCCCGATTTGATTCTGACCAAGGACAACGCAGCCGTTAAAGCGATGGAACATATCGGAGATGTCGCTCCAATCATCACCATCCCTTGGAATCAGACAGATATGTTTGGTCATTTGCAGAAAATTGCCTCTATTGTTGATCGTACTCAAGCGGCTAAGGAGTGGCTGGATCGGCATGAGCGCAAGGCGGAGCGGGCTCGCAAAAAGATCAGGGAGACAGCGGGTCAGGTCACCGTCGCGATCTGTACCTTAACTGCAAAAGGACCGCGTATGTACAGCAATCGTAACTTCGGACATGTATTTTACCGCAGCCTGCAACTGGCCGCTCCTGATCGAATTCAGAAGGAACTAACGGGCAAACCTGCCGGAGTGGGATTCAACTGGATGTCTTTCACGCCTGGAGAATGGGATGGATTGGAAGCGGATGTGCTGCTAATTGCGGTTACGTCCATGCACGAACGTACCACTCTGTTACAGCAGATTACTGCTGATCCATTGTGGAAAAACTATCCCGCGGTAAAGGCTGGGCGCGTACATGTCATAGACTGGAATTCATGGGTCGTATACGCTCCGCATTCCATCAACATCCAGCTCGATGAAGCGCTCTCTATGTTGACGAACCATGCAGCATTTCTGTAA
- the fetB gene encoding iron export ABC transporter permease subunit FetB: MSLIALSFTIIFVMVTMLISVWQKLDLEKDIAIGTVRSAVQLLLVGYILQFIFNSDHPALIVAIVGFMIIVASLNAGKRGKGLRWISLYIAAAITVTELLMMGLLLGLGIVEPTPQYIIPLSGMTIGNAMVVSGLFLNQMKREVESSKGEIESLLALGATPRRAFQDVLKRSVKSSMIPTIDGMKTVGLVQLPGMMTGMIIAGADPVEAVRYQILIVFAFTSSAAITSILLSLMTYRQWFTSDMRLRSL, encoded by the coding sequence ATGTCACTCATCGCTCTGAGTTTTACCATTATATTCGTGATGGTCACCATGCTCATCTCTGTCTGGCAGAAGCTTGATCTGGAAAAAGATATCGCTATAGGCACCGTTCGTTCCGCTGTACAGCTGTTGCTTGTCGGATATATACTTCAATTTATTTTTAACTCGGATCACCCCGCTCTTATCGTTGCCATTGTCGGATTCATGATTATCGTAGCCTCCCTTAATGCTGGCAAACGCGGCAAAGGACTTCGCTGGATTTCCTTGTATATTGCGGCTGCAATTACGGTCACGGAGCTGCTCATGATGGGGCTGTTGTTAGGACTGGGTATTGTAGAGCCTACCCCCCAATACATTATTCCGTTGAGCGGGATGACCATCGGTAATGCCATGGTAGTGTCCGGGCTGTTCCTGAATCAGATGAAACGCGAGGTCGAGTCCTCCAAAGGAGAGATTGAATCCCTGCTTGCACTGGGCGCAACGCCAAGACGTGCTTTTCAGGACGTATTGAAACGTTCCGTAAAATCCAGCATGATCCCCACGATTGATGGCATGAAAACGGTAGGACTTGTACAGCTTCCTGGTATGATGACAGGCATGATTATTGCGGGTGCCGATCCGGTTGAGGCCGTGCGTTACCAGATTCTGATCGTGTTTGCTTTTACCAGCTCAGCCGCCATTACCAGCATTCTGCTCAGCCTGATGACGTACCGGCAGTGGTTCACATCGGATATGCGTCTGCGCTCGCTATGA